GTGCAAAAGCTGGTCTTTCTACATTACAAATTCTATCGATATTGCATGATATAGCCAGTGGACTAAAGGAATTGCATAATTCTGGGCTTATTCATAGAGATTTGAAACCTTCTAATTGTTTACTTCTGTCCCCTTACAAGCATAACGATGAAGAGAGAGTATTTCCTACCGTTGTGATCGGTGATTTTGGAGAGAGCCAGATGAAAGGTGAATATAGAACAGCAACTGGCTGTACAGGTACCATGGAATTTACAGCTCCGGAATTGATCATTGAAAATTGTGATTCCAATTCGAATAGTCAATACCATGAGTTCTCTTTTCAATCTGACATGTACTCCCTTGGTATGATTGGTTACTTCGTGATATTTGGAGAATTGCCATTTGGTAGTGAGTTAGATATTCCggaaattaaaaattgtATAAAAGCTCTCAATATTGACAAAACTTATATGGTGAAGAAGCATAGAGAGATGAGATTGAAAGATATAGATTACCGAATATTTGATGTTTTGCAACTACTTCTCAGTTCTAAGGAATCGATTAGGCCATCTGCAATTGAAGTCGAAAGTATCTTTGAAAAGTTAATTGGACTGAATATTAAACATGATGATAACGAAAAATTGGCATATGATTATTCCTCTAAAGACAAACTGGAAAAATCAGATGTTCTATATGAACAACCAGATGGTATTAATATTGGTAAACTGGAAGAATTCCAAAGTAGTGATAAGGGTTCGGCTTCCACGAACGAAGCTTATTTCCAAATTGCCTCTCTACCCGCAACTCCAAGGCTAGCTTTGCCTAATCTTATTGATAGACAACAAGTGTCAGATTCAACTAAGATAAATTTAACGAATATCACATTGAGAGGGTTGATCTTTGTCTTTGCTGCATTAGCGTATTATAGATATGCATTAACTGTAAATGCTATAAACCCTCAAGTTATGCATAGTTTCTTTTGGTCATCCACTTTTATGGCATTGAGCTTTGTTGATAATCAGAGGTTTTTATTctgtatttttattattcaatttatCATCTCATTGAGAGCAATGTTTTTATATTGATGAATAAGTAGTATATATGGCTAGAAAGTATATCTGCGtctatatataaatatatgcaATCATTTAATAGAAACTAAGAAATTAATAACACTATATAACTAGAATTTCTCAGTTGCTTTTTATTCCATCCTGCACCATGGTCTACCAGTGCTAACTTGATGGTTACAAATAGTAGGCTCTAAACCTAATCCTACCAAAGCTGCAATAAAGACGCCTAATGAATCTGCAATGGACACCGCACCCAGTGAGAACTCTCTTTTGTCCATATCGACCTCCTCCAGCACATTCAAGAAGGTATTCACATAAGAGCTCCCTCCAAGGAGGCCTTCATAGAATATTAGTATCATTATTGGCCACGGTGTGTGCACAATATATATCCAAGCCTGTAAAATAGTTAGGACTAAATTGAGTCCTTGAAGTGCACTGAGAAAGTACAAATTGTGCATTCGGAATTTGTGTGCTAATGATCTTGAAATGAAAACACCTAACTGATAAAGTGTTCCATAAGTGACATACATGTCTCtatatttgttgaagaatggAGGTAAGCCACGACTATCAAGAGGAAACAACAGAGTAGGACTTACGGCCTGGTTGATAAGATATTCAAACAGATACACTGAACTCAATGGTAACATATAAGGGACCACAAGAGCCTTCAAGTTAACACAAGTACTCTTAAAGTGGTCAATTGAACTTACAAAAATATTCTGCTCTTCGGTCTTGGATAGCCTGATACTTTCATTAAATGTATCTGTTTGTAGTGCATTTGAATTGCTGTTTCGAATCAAAGTTTCTTCACCTGAACTTGAGATGCTATCATACTCAATTTGAGTGGTATCTAACTTAAAATACAAGAGAAATGCAAATGGTAATATTGTGAAGCTTAATAAGGACAATCTGATGGGAAGTTTGAATATCGATGTTAACAGCATATAAACGCTACTTCCAACTATTCCTGCACCACCGGTACCCGATGACCATCCATTTAGTGCATTTTCCTCAAAAAAATGGGATAATTGTAAAAAGGAAACCTCAccaaaacctgaagatACAGAAGCCATAGCAATCCCTATCATGCACAGCAGTAGAGATTTTCCAGAAACAAATATCATTCCAATACAACTTAAGGCGATCAACGCGTATATTCTCATAGTATAAGGGATGGACTTTATAAAGAATGGTGCGGTGACTTTTATCAATAGCGATGGTGTTATGTCCATTAATAATACCAGAGTCTTGGGCACCTTCGGACCCACAATGTCTACCGCAGCGGAAAGAATAACAACATACAAGACATTGTTCACTAAACCAAATATCCAAAAGAACGCATAGACCCTTTGCTTGCTATTCATTGTTCAAGAACACATCAGATTTTATACTAGCAGCTCCTTCTCATCAAGTCAAACTGGTTATTCTACTGACTCAATGTATACACTCTTGTTGGAACTTTTATTCTAAGTGACTAATATGGTGAGCTCATCGATGTCatttttcagcttttaAGCAGCCCATATTCGCgataatgaaaatttaAGGCTAAATGAGTTTATAGTTGCAAGTAACTACTATAATGAAATGTCGATATTGTATTTGTTCTATCTATTATCTCTAGTATTTAAGGTCTATAATACTATTAGCTAGGGATGTGATATTGGCCTCACCCAAGTTGTGTGGTTTTAGGTATCTATATCTATACTTTCTTGGTTCATAAATAATCTTTTAGGAGTTGGAATCTCTCAGCAGCTTTAGCTAAATATTCATCTTCTTTGCATACAGCAAACCTCAGCAAAGTTTCGGCATCTTTCTCGTGTTCTTTAATGTAGAATTCTGTGGGTGGGATAGCTACAATTCCAATTTCATTGATTAGCCAGTATGAAATTCTGAAGTCCTTTGCCTTCTCCAACAATTCTTCTGGGTAGACGTAGTCCTCTGGTATCTTAACCTTTGAGAAATCTACAAGAATGAAATAAGTACCTTCTGGCTGTGTATAGTTAAGACccaatttatcaaatgcAGTGGTTAAAATTTCGAATTTCTTCCTATACTCTTCTCTCATCTTAGGAAAGTAATCGATCTTCAAAGCGTGTTCAATAGAGCCAGCACAAGCCTCCTGTAATGGCGATGGTGACGCAAAGCAAATTCTGGTATGAGCTTTTGAAACATAGTTCAGCAGTTGGTcgttttttgaaataatcCAACCAATTCTCCAGCCTGTAGCGGCAAAAGATTTGCCTGCAGATCCCACAGTTAAGGTCAAGTTAGCGATGTCCTCATTAATATTTGCAATCCTTGGGAAACTCTCAGTGAAGTATAAATGCTCATAAACTTCATCCGAAATTACCACAGTGTTATGTTCAACACAAAGCTGGGCTAATTTAGTCAATTCTTGCTCTGTGAACACTTTACCGATCGGGTTATGAGGAGTGTTGATAATCACAGCTTTAGTCTTGTTATTAAAGGTCTTCTCTAATGCATCCCAATCAATTTGCCATTCATCACCAGTAGTGTTGCGTGTCTTCATTTCCTTAGGAGGATGAATAGGCACATAGCGCACGACACCACCACATAGTTCTATGTTTGGGATGTACTGGTCAAAGAAAGgttcaaaaacaataacCTCATCGCCGGCATTCAAAATACCCATGAGACACGAAAGTATACCTTCGTTGGCACCTGTTGTGACCAGCACATTCTGGTTGTCTATGAAGTCTCCAAAAACAGGCTTGTACAACTCGACCAAAGACTTAATCAAGGATGGTCTACCTCTTGTAGGGGAGTACTGGTTCACCAAGGGCACGTCTAGGGCAGACTTGGCTGCATTAATGGCAAATTGCGGTGGTGAGTACGAGAAGAAACCCTGTCCTAAATTGATCAACTCTCGTCCCTCGCTCTTCCCTACTGCAGAAGCAGCAAATTCATTGGTGAGCGTCCACACATCCTTCGAAGTGTTCTTCTGGAAATACTTATTTGGTGTTATCTTAGTCATTCTGTTCAAAGTCCTTTTCATATGTGGCTCTCTCTACCTTGAAAACAACTAACGCAATGAAAGTAACTTAGAAAATTGAATGTAGTATTACAATACAGCATCAATTGATAGCTTTATATGATCAAAGAATTCAGGATCCTCTTGAAATCTAAAGTGTAATTGAAGTGAAATTATTGCGTCGAAATCATCCTCCGATAGAAATCAAGAACCATCCCAACAGCCACCACACCTTTCAGTGTAGTGATGTTGAAGCATTTATAAAACTGTGTGAATTATCATCAATAAGAACAGGAGTGACAGAGACACTTAGTGACACTCAGTGACACTCAGTGACACTCAACGAGATGTGGATAAAGTAATCATCTGGAAAGTCATATGAAGACTGGTATTTGAATGCCAACATATAATTGCTTAAGATAGTCGACTATCTACAAGCTGGTGCAGGGCATAAGCTTATAGCCATTCGATATTAATTAGAGCTTTGGCTATGATTGTGTATCATTGAAGGATAAATagatatataatatttctGATGTTCTTGTAAGCTCACTAGCTGAATTTATTCAAGTTGTGGAACCATTTgaccaaaacataaaatttgaagaataatatatagtaaaaaatggaaaattgTAAGCATATTGTAGTATGCAGATTTAAGGTTGGCCAATAGCCCATAATTACTTTCTTCCATAGAGATTTAAAAACAGAAAACACAAATAGGAATTAATATAGATATAAAGTGTCTTAATTCTTATTGAAAATacgaaaaaaaatatatattgatattgaGATGCCCAGTattgaaataatattaaatcATAGGCCCTTTCGAATAAAAGATAGATACAAAAACGTTCATAATAAAATCATaatgaaatagaaaatagaaaatggaagacaaaaaaagagaagaagggCTGCTCATTATTGAGCAACCTCAAGAAAGTTTTGCTGTTGACTCACTTCTTTGATGATAGCAAAGCAATGAACTAAGCGACAAAATCATCTCAATTAAACGATAATACAAAGTACAATACCGGATAATACAACAGCCGCATATAACTTACTAACATTCAATTTCTCTCCTGCACCAGTGAATGTTGCTGAAGACACGGATGATGGTGATACAGTTGGAACAGTGTGTGTACCTTGCAATGTTGTCCGCGAAGACTTATTGGTAGGAGAGGAAATATTGGCTTGTGAATTTATAGGTGTATTTGAGATAATATTTTGGGATAAGAATTCAGAAGACGATGGTATCAATGTTCTTATTGTGGTTGGGCTACCATTGCcgtcagtggtggtgatgtgggatACAAATACAGATGTTGGTGTACCATTCGATGTGATGACAGTGGTATGGTCGCTTTCCCCAGCATTGTTGCCGGCTGAGTTACCGTTGTTGTTGCCGCTGTTGTTGCCGCTGTTGTTGCCGCTGTTGTTACCACTGTTGTTACCACTAGATGGCAATGCAAGTGTGGTAGCTATGGTGGATGGGTTACCATTGCTGTCAGTTGTAGTGATGTGGGATACAAATACAGATGTTGGTGTACCATTCGATGTGATGACAGTGGTATGGTCGCTTTCCCCAGCATTGTTGCCGGCTGAGTTACCGTTGTTGTTGCCGCTGTTGTTGCCGCTGTTGTTGCCGCTGTTGTTACCACTGTTGTTACCACTAGATGGCAATGCAAGTGTGGTAGCTATGGTGGATGGGTTACCATTGCTGTCAGTTGTAGTGATGTGGGATACAAATACAGATGTTGGTGTACCATTCGATGTGATGACAGTGGTATGGTCGCTTTCCCCAGCATTGTTGCCGGCTGAGTTACCGTTGTTGTCGCCGCTGTTGTTGCCGCTGTTGTTGCCGCTGTTGTTGCCGCTGTTGTTGCCGCTGTTGTTACCACTGTTGTTACCACTAGATGGCAATGCAAGTGTGGTAGCTATGGTGGATGGGTTACCATTGCTGTCAGTTGTAGTGATGTGGGATACAAATACAGATGTTGGTGTACCATTCGATGTGATGACAGTGGTATGGTCGCTTTCCCCAGCATTGTTGCCGGCTGAGTTACCGTTGTTGTCGCCGCTGTTGTTGACGCTGTTGTTGCCGCTGTTGTTGCCGCTGTTGTTACCACTGTTGTTACCACTAGATGGCAATGCAAGTGTAGTAGCTACTGTGGTTGGATTACCATTGCtatcagtggtggtgatgtgcgagataatgtctgtgtgaacaacaccttccttgtcagtggtgactgtggtcttgtccttaccatcgtcgcttggagatgggtaggtggtcaagatagtcgttggcttaccgtcagagtcagtggtggtgatgtgcgagataatgtctgtgtgaacaacaccatccttgtcagtggtgactgtggtcttgtccttaccatcgtcgcttggagatgggtaggtggtcaagatagtcgttggcttaccgtcagagtcagtggtggtgatgtgcgagataatgtctgtgtgaacaacaccatccttgtcagtggtgactgtggtcttgtccttaccatcgtcgcttggagatgggtaggtggtcaagatagtcgttggcttaccgtcagagtcagtggtggtgatgtgcgagataatgtctgtgtgaacaacaccatccttgtcagtggtgactgtggtcttgtccttaccatcgtcgcttggagatgggtaggtggtcaagatagtcgttggcttaccgtcagagtcagtggtggtgatgtgcgagataatgtctgtgtgaacaacaccatccttgtcagtggtgactgtggtcttgtccttaccatcgtcgcttggagatgggtaggtggtcaagatagtcgttggcttaccgtcagagtcagtggtggtgatgtgcgagataatgtctgtgtgaacaacaccatccttgtcagtggtgactgtggtcttgtccttaccatcgtcgcttgcagatgggtaggtggtcaagatagtcgttggcttaccgtcagagtcagtggtggtgatgtgcgagataatgtctgtgtgaacaacaccatccttgtcagtggtgactgtggtcttgtccttaccatcgtcgcttggagatgggtaggtggtcaagatagtcgttggcttaccgtcagagtcagtggtggtgatgtgcgagataatgtctgtgtgaacaacaccatccttgtcagtggtgactgtggtcttgtccttaccatcgtcgcttggagatgggtaggtggtcaagatagtcgttggcttaccgtcagagtcagtggtggtgatgtgcgagataatgtctgtgtgaacaacaccatccttgtcagtggtgactgtggtcttgtccttaccatcgtcgcttggagatgggtaggtggtcaagatagtcgttggcttaccgtcagagtcagtggtggtgatgtgcgagataatgtctgtgtgaacaacaccatccttgtcagtggtgactgtggtcttgtccttaccatcgtcgcttgcagatgggtaggtggtcaagatagtcgttggcttaccgtcagagtcagtggtggtgatgtgcgagataatgtctgtgtgaacaacaccatccttgtcagtggtgactgtggtcttgtccttaccatcgtcgcttggagatgggtaggtggtcaagatagtcgttggcttaccgtcagagtcagtggtggtgatgtgcgagataatgtctgtgtgaacaacaccatccttgtcagtggtgactgtggtcttgtccttaccatcgtcgcttgcagatgggtaggtggtcaagatagtcgttggcttaccgtcagagtcagtggtggtgatgtgcgagataatgtctgtgtgaacaacaccatccttgtcagtggtgactgtggtcttgtccttaccatcgtcgcttggagatgggtaggtggtcaagatagtcgttggcttaccgtcagagtcagtggtggtgatgtgcgagataatgtctgtgtgaacaacaccatccttgtcagtggtgactgtggtcttgtccttaccatcatcgcttggagatgggtaggtggtcaagatagtcgttggcttaccgtcagagtcagtggtggtgatgtgcgagataatgtctgtgtgaacaacaccatccttgtcagtggtgactgtggtcttgtccttaccatcgtcgcttggagatgggtaggtggtcaagatagtcgttggcttaccgtcagagtcagtggtggtgatgtgcgagataatgtctgtgtgagcaacaccatccttgtcagtggtgactgtggtcttgtccttaccatcgtcgcttggagatgggtaggtggtcaagatagtcgttggcttaccgtcagagtcagtggtggtgatgtgcgagataatgtctgtgtgaacaacaccatccttgtcagtggtgactgtggtcttgtccttaccatcgtcgcttggagatgggtaggtggtcaagatagtcgttggcttaccgtcagagtcagtggtggtgatgtgcgagataatgtctgtgtgaacaacaccatccttgtcagtggtgactgtggtcttgtccttaccatcgtcgcttggagatgggtaggtggtcaagatagtcgttggcttaccgtcagagtcagtggtggtgatgtgcgagataatgtctgtgtgaacaacaccatccttgtcagtggtgactgtggtcttgtccttaccatcgtcgcttgcagatgggtaggtggtcaagatagtcgttggcttaccgtcagagtcagtggtggtgatgtgcgagataatgtctgtgtgaacaacaccatccttgtcagtggtgactgtggtcttgtccttaccatcgtcgcttggagatg
The Nakaseomyces glabratus chromosome J, complete sequence genome window above contains:
- the BNA3 gene encoding kynurenine--oxoglutarate transaminase (CAGL0J05126g~Ortholog(s) have 2-aminoadipate transaminase activity, kynurenine-oxoglutarate transaminase activity, role in kynurenic acid biosynthetic process and cytosol, mitochondrion, nucleus localization), which translates into the protein MKRTLNRMTKITPNKYFQKNTSKDVWTLTNEFAASAVGKSEGRELINLGQGFFSYSPPQFAINAAKSALDVPLVNQYSPTRGRPSLIKSLVELYKPVFGDFIDNQNVLVTTGANEGILSCLMGILNAGDEVIVFEPFFDQYIPNIELCGGVVRYVPIHPPKEMKTRNTTGDEWQIDWDALEKTFNNKTKAVIINTPHNPIGKVFTEQELTKLAQLCVEHNTVVISDEVYEHLYFTESFPRIANINEDIANLTLTVGSAGKSFAATGWRIGWIISKNDQLLNYVSKAHTRICFASPSPLQEACAGSIEHALKIDYFPKMREEYRKKFEILTTAFDKLGLNYTQPEGTYFILVDFSKVKIPEDYVYPEELLEKAKDFRISYWLINEIGIVAIPPTEFYIKEHEKDAETLLRFAVCKEDEYLAKAAERFQLLKDYL
- the YHC3 gene encoding amino acid transporter YHC3 (CAGL0J05104g~Ortholog(s) have role in actin cortical patch localization, arginine transport, endocytosis, late endosome to vacuole transport, lysine transport, regulation of intracellular pH), which encodes MNSKQRVYAFFWIFGLVNNVLYVVILSAAVDIVGPKVPKTLVLLMDITPSLLIKVTAPFFIKSIPYTMRIYALIALSCIGMIFVSGKSLLLCMIGIAMASVSSGFGEVSFLQLSHFFEENALNGWSSGTGGAGIVGSSVYMLLTSIFKLPIRLSLLSFTILPFAFLLYFKLDTTQIEYDSISSSGEETLIRNSNSNALQTDTFNESIRLSKTEEQNIFVSSIDHFKSTCVNLKALVVPYMLPLSSVYLFEYLINQAVSPTLLFPLDSRGLPPFFNKYRDMYVTYGTLYQLGVFISRSLAHKFRMHNLYFLSALQGLNLVLTILQAWIYIVHTPWPIMILIFYEGLLGGSSYVNTFLNVLEEVDMDKREFSLGAVSIADSLGVFIAALVGLGLEPTICNHQVSTGRPWCRME
- the IKS1 gene encoding protein kinase IKS1 (CAGL0J05082g~Ortholog(s) have protein kinase activity and role in protein phosphorylation) — protein: MSLVPYKEGSIILNDPSSRSLAIVDPKIGSVAIYKQINARVEHLRSDRRSSVESIASYMCPHCGTEVHLSNDEGYGSSARKARKENTNRRNVSPDFDPDDLSNYNMLSTTTGSSAYFRLLQRNHQFYAIQDGEQTENSHIPDDMFIPGYFHKFFDILEPLGNGARGSVYKVVHKLGSTPLGTYALKKIPIGNDDEWFKKCIREVKILSSLKHTSENLITYNHVWMEMDASVGHVQSLDGSSTGMVGDVPCMFILQQYCAGGNLEDCINNVVFEKNPELISIEERKKRFRERHGQKSSGSAKAGLSTLQILSILHDIASGLKELHNSGLIHRDLKPSNCLLLSPYKHNDEERVFPTVVIGDFGESQMKGEYRTATGCTGTMEFTAPELIIENCDSNSNSQYHEFSFQSDMYSLGMIGYFVIFGELPFGSELDIPEIKNCIKALNIDKTYMVKKHREMRLKDIDYRIFDVLQLLLSSKESIRPSAIEVESIFEKLIGLNIKHDDNEKLAYDYSSKDKLEKSDVLYEQPDGINIGKLEEFQSSDKGSASTNEAYFQIASLPATPRLALPNLIDRQQVSDSTKINLTNITLRGLIFVFAALAYYRYALTVNAINPQVMHSFFWSSTFMALSFVDNQRFLFCIFIIQFIISLRAMFLY